A region from the Melioribacter roseus P3M-2 genome encodes:
- a CDS encoding DJ-1/PfpI family protein — translation MERNFLIPKSLLLFIPQTDFSEEEYLAVTSALKRERINYFIASDATGICVGSSGLKVKNDIQLYNIHPANFEGLILVGGSGARNYKGNQKLIKIVQEFDRLKKPIGAICSAPLILAKAGVLGEFAVCYPSDKPELASFGVKYKDAPVVEDGRIITARDPNAAVEFAESFAGLIKKR, via the coding sequence ATGGAAAGAAATTTTTTGATTCCGAAAAGTCTGTTATTATTTATCCCTCAAACCGATTTCAGTGAAGAGGAATATCTCGCCGTAACGTCCGCGCTCAAACGAGAGCGGATCAACTATTTTATTGCTTCGGATGCTACGGGAATTTGCGTCGGCTCTTCGGGACTAAAAGTAAAAAACGACATACAATTATACAACATTCATCCGGCAAATTTCGAAGGATTAATACTCGTCGGCGGCTCAGGAGCCCGGAACTATAAAGGGAATCAAAAACTGATAAAAATTGTTCAGGAATTTGATCGATTGAAAAAACCGATCGGAGCAATATGCAGCGCGCCGTTGATTCTGGCTAAAGCCGGCGTTTTAGGCGAGTTTGCCGTTTGCTATCCGTCGGACAAGCCCGAACTCGCATCCTTTGGCGTTAAATACAAAGACGCGCCGGTGGTAGAAGACGGGCGAATTATTACGGCTCGCGACCCGAACGCAGCAGTTGAATTCGCGGAATCTTTTGCCGGGTTAATTAAAAAACGATAA
- the dnaG gene encoding DNA primase: protein MRIPDEKIDEIRNAADIVDVISREVSLKKRGKNFVGLCPFHSEDTPSFTVSREKQIYHCFGCGAGGDLFRFMMEFKKISFVEAVQEIADFVGIPIEPESGYSEKYKAQEELYDIMSAAVRYFTEILHKSKEAEEARNYLIKRNIKPSTQKLFNIGFAPYGWDNFLTFAKQNGIDLQKARLLGLIDTKQNGDYYDKLRGRVIFPIHSTNGRIIAYGARILDDSEKTAKYINSPETPIYSKREVLYGLFHSKEEIRKLDRAILVEGYMDLISLFQEGVQNVVASSGTSLTEEQVTLLSRFTRNIYVLFDADAAGQNAALRSIEILLKHDFDIKVVSLPEGEDPDSFIKKHGREKFQEQLQKAQNFFEFTASKYASEGRFDDPSTSAAALREIIKSLALVKDELKLNFYIKSIARKFNLREKLIEKELDEFRKSSSGRNETRKVAAASYARPQVAAAQKANPYERELARLLLSGKEEIVDYILEKVGSESFRHPNLKKIAEIVAECHKQNNVSTANILDHITEEGLREFLRLWLMKDEQISTISDKWDNFYISGKLEKDTLEHAVQTVRNYFIYKIEEEIKSNNELIQTNNDEMLHLELLKRNKELYEQKKELLNN, encoded by the coding sequence ATGAGAATACCCGACGAAAAGATAGACGAAATACGAAACGCTGCGGATATAGTAGACGTGATAAGTCGGGAAGTGTCCTTGAAGAAGAGGGGCAAGAATTTCGTCGGGTTATGTCCTTTCCATTCCGAAGACACGCCTTCTTTTACGGTCAGCAGGGAAAAACAGATTTATCACTGTTTCGGCTGCGGAGCCGGCGGCGACCTGTTCCGGTTTATGATGGAATTCAAAAAAATTTCGTTTGTGGAAGCCGTTCAGGAAATAGCCGACTTTGTGGGAATTCCGATCGAACCGGAGAGCGGTTATTCCGAAAAATATAAAGCCCAGGAAGAACTTTACGACATTATGTCGGCCGCTGTCAGATATTTTACCGAAATTCTGCATAAAAGCAAGGAAGCCGAGGAAGCCAGAAATTATCTTATCAAAAGGAACATCAAGCCGTCGACGCAAAAACTATTCAATATCGGTTTTGCGCCTTACGGATGGGACAACTTTTTGACATTTGCAAAACAAAACGGCATTGACCTTCAAAAAGCAAGGTTGCTCGGACTTATCGATACGAAACAAAACGGCGATTATTACGATAAACTGCGCGGCAGAGTAATATTTCCGATTCATTCCACAAACGGGAGAATTATAGCATACGGCGCGCGAATTCTCGACGATTCCGAAAAGACCGCCAAATATATCAACTCGCCCGAGACACCGATCTATTCCAAAAGGGAAGTCCTCTACGGACTCTTTCACTCTAAAGAAGAAATACGCAAACTCGACAGGGCTATTCTTGTGGAAGGTTATATGGATTTGATATCGCTTTTTCAGGAAGGAGTCCAGAACGTAGTTGCGTCGTCGGGAACTTCGTTGACCGAGGAGCAGGTAACGTTGCTGTCGAGATTCACCAGGAATATTTACGTTTTGTTCGACGCCGACGCCGCCGGTCAGAATGCGGCTCTGCGAAGCATCGAAATTCTTTTGAAGCATGATTTCGACATTAAAGTGGTTTCGCTGCCAGAAGGAGAAGACCCCGATTCCTTCATCAAGAAACACGGGCGGGAGAAATTTCAGGAGCAGCTTCAGAAAGCCCAGAATTTCTTTGAATTTACCGCTTCCAAATACGCCTCCGAAGGAAGATTCGACGACCCTTCGACATCGGCGGCTGCTTTGAGGGAAATTATTAAAAGCCTGGCTCTTGTTAAAGACGAATTGAAGCTGAATTTCTATATAAAATCGATAGCCAGGAAATTCAACCTTCGCGAAAAACTGATCGAAAAAGAATTGGACGAATTTCGCAAGAGCTCTTCAGGAAGAAACGAAACTAGAAAAGTCGCCGCGGCAAGTTATGCCAGGCCGCAAGTTGCCGCCGCTCAAAAAGCAAATCCTTACGAGCGTGAATTGGCGCGTCTTTTATTGAGCGGCAAGGAAGAGATTGTGGATTATATACTCGAAAAAGTAGGGTCGGAATCGTTCCGCCATCCCAATCTGAAAAAGATTGCCGAAATAGTGGCAGAATGCCACAAACAGAATAACGTTTCTACGGCTAATATTCTCGACCATATTACCGAAGAGGGTTTGAGAGAATTTTTGCGCCTGTGGCTGATGAAAGACGAACAGATATCGACTATCAGCGATAAATGGGACAATTTTTATATCAGCGGAAAACTCGAAAAAGACACGCTGGAACACGCCGTTCAAACCGTAAGGAATTACTTCATATATAAAATAGAAGAAGAAATAAAAAGCAACAACGAATTGATTCAAACCAACAACGACGAAATGCTTCATCTGGAATTGCTGAAACGCAACAAGGAGTTGTACGAACAAAAGAAAGAACTGTTGAACAATTGA
- a CDS encoding alpha-amylase family glycosyl hydrolase has protein sequence MNYNPSLYEINIRAFLKRFGEDAALENIPDDYWMELRSKGIDYVWLMGVWKTCEENVDKYCFEDYLIKSYDKALSDWRRRDVIGSPFAIDKYEVNPRLGTEESLLKLKNLLNDIGIKLILDFVPNHFGADTSLLRDAPDIFLKVDESNYLKDPHTFFKPFEDRDEYYAHGRDPFFPAWQDTIQVNLMSRKARGYYIDILGKMTRLCDGIRCDMAMLAMNNVFKNTWAGVYNNAEDEGPVVEFWEEIIGSVRSVRNDFIFIAEAYWDLEWKLQQQGFDYTYDKKLTDRITAGYVRDIHDHLMAEESYQKKSVRFIENHDEERSVTLLGKEKALAAAVIISTIQGMRFYFDGQFEGKKIKLPVQLGREPAEPVNKEIKNFYDKLLSIVSSDVLKKGKWTLLEPAPAWDGNSTYLNMLAWEWTHQHKNCLVVINFSDKTSSCRIKLDLRDYDEEILLNDLLNDKVYRRSSEEIIMQGLYIELKPYASHIFMWE, from the coding sequence ATGAATTACAATCCTTCCCTTTACGAAATTAACATCCGCGCGTTTTTGAAAAGATTCGGAGAAGATGCCGCGCTCGAAAATATACCTGATGATTACTGGATGGAACTCCGTTCCAAAGGAATCGATTATGTCTGGTTAATGGGCGTCTGGAAAACTTGCGAAGAAAACGTGGACAAATATTGCTTTGAAGATTATCTGATTAAAAGTTACGACAAAGCGCTAAGCGATTGGCGCAGGCGCGACGTAATCGGTTCGCCTTTTGCAATCGATAAATACGAGGTTAATCCAAGGCTCGGAACCGAGGAATCGTTGCTGAAATTGAAAAACTTACTCAACGATATCGGAATTAAATTGATTCTCGATTTTGTGCCGAATCATTTCGGAGCCGATACGAGCCTTCTTCGCGATGCCCCGGACATATTTCTGAAAGTGGATGAGTCGAATTATCTTAAAGATCCTCACACGTTTTTCAAACCTTTTGAAGACCGAGACGAATATTACGCGCATGGCAGAGACCCGTTTTTCCCGGCATGGCAGGATACAATCCAGGTAAATCTGATGAGCCGTAAAGCACGCGGCTATTATATCGATATTCTCGGTAAGATGACGCGGCTCTGCGACGGTATCCGGTGCGATATGGCTATGCTGGCTATGAATAACGTTTTCAAAAATACATGGGCGGGAGTCTATAATAATGCGGAAGATGAGGGACCGGTTGTCGAGTTCTGGGAAGAGATAATAGGAAGCGTGCGTTCCGTACGAAACGACTTTATATTTATTGCGGAAGCATATTGGGACCTCGAATGGAAATTGCAACAGCAGGGCTTCGATTATACTTACGACAAAAAACTGACCGACAGAATTACCGCAGGTTACGTGAGGGATATTCACGACCACCTGATGGCTGAGGAATCGTATCAAAAAAAATCCGTCAGGTTTATCGAAAATCACGACGAAGAGAGGTCTGTTACGCTTCTCGGCAAAGAAAAAGCCCTGGCGGCTGCCGTAATCATAAGCACTATTCAGGGAATGCGTTTTTATTTCGACGGGCAATTCGAAGGCAAAAAAATTAAACTTCCGGTGCAGCTCGGGAGAGAACCCGCAGAGCCCGTTAATAAAGAAATTAAAAATTTTTACGACAAACTTTTGAGCATCGTCTCGTCAGACGTACTCAAAAAAGGCAAATGGACTCTGCTGGAGCCGGCGCCTGCGTGGGATGGGAATTCAACTTATCTGAATATGCTCGCCTGGGAATGGACCCATCAACACAAAAATTGTCTGGTGGTTATTAATTTTTCGGATAAAACATCTTCCTGCCGAATTAAGCTCGATCTCCGGGATTACGACGAGGAAATTCTTCTCAACGATTTGCTGAACGATAAAGTTTACAGACGAAGTTCCGAAGAAATAATTATGCAGGGTTTGTACATCGAACTCAAACCGTATGCCTCCCATATATTTATGTGGGAATAA
- a CDS encoding PAS domain S-box protein, whose translation MAANKAAARLYGYSLKKILQLKFDDLLPDKKTPAKHKTSKGKLIDVKIAEEEIEINGRKFLLIQVCDFTEESHALDKLFLSEEKLRTTLYSIGDGVIVTDDKGRVTIMNPVAEKLTGWKEKDAKAKKLDSVFRIVNEFSRKNADNPVKRVLREGAVVGLANHTLLISKDGKEYPILDCAAPIKNSQGKLTGVVLVFRDQSKEREAQRKIEEARKLSDGIVETIREPLVILDKNFRIIRANKAFYSKFDTKPENVEGKIFFDIENKSWNIPELKRLLKKILPQNTSFNDFVVEHNFTRIGKKTMLLNARRIYRDGNKTEMILLAIEDITNRKESEEKIKKYNRLYEVLSNINQSIVRIDDERKLLKTITEIAVSKGDFKLAWLGKRDGNLLKEASKAGRDELFPYDKIDIDKADSNLLKDVLLKKEKKILNSPREYKKDKYLRKAAENGAKACALLPITPNDDSWGALILVSDQLEFFDAEEIKLLDELTLDISFALDYYRKEKERLAAEKIIRDNEALYRTLLESSEDSIYLVDPEGNYLYMNNKYLSRLGKTHAEVIGKHYSEFHTPEGTDEFLDRINYVIANRKPVTYEYKSNRDGRYFIRTLSPACDKIHNTVNAVTIISKDITERRITELQLKESEEKFRKLAESTNTAIFIYRNTKFVYANRATEILTGYNAEELYKMNFWDVVHTDDRELIIERGMARLRGEKVPAQYEFRVIRRDGEIRWISFTATIIEYQGDTAAIGTAFDITDKKIAEEALKESEERFRAIFENLTVGVYRAKTDGRLIMVNPSFVEMLGCESVDDVLKNHTIWDFCSDTERREQFYRILLEEGIVYRFEEVWKKKDGTLINVKESARA comes from the coding sequence ATTGCGGCAAACAAAGCCGCCGCGCGTCTCTATGGCTATTCCTTGAAAAAAATTCTGCAGTTGAAATTCGACGATTTACTGCCGGATAAAAAAACTCCCGCCAAGCACAAAACCAGCAAGGGTAAATTAATCGACGTAAAAATTGCGGAAGAAGAAATTGAAATAAACGGCAGAAAGTTTCTGTTGATACAAGTATGCGACTTTACCGAAGAATCGCATGCGCTCGACAAACTTTTCCTTTCCGAAGAAAAACTGAGAACCACGCTCTACAGCATTGGCGACGGAGTTATTGTTACAGACGACAAGGGGCGGGTAACGATTATGAATCCCGTAGCCGAAAAACTGACCGGATGGAAAGAAAAAGACGCCAAAGCCAAAAAACTCGATTCCGTTTTCAGGATTGTAAACGAATTCAGCCGGAAAAATGCGGACAATCCGGTTAAAAGAGTTTTACGGGAAGGCGCTGTCGTCGGACTGGCAAACCACACTCTTCTTATATCGAAAGACGGGAAAGAATATCCGATACTCGACTGCGCCGCCCCGATTAAAAATAGTCAGGGCAAATTGACGGGAGTAGTTCTCGTTTTCAGAGACCAGTCCAAAGAAAGAGAAGCGCAAAGAAAAATTGAAGAAGCTCGTAAACTGTCCGACGGCATAGTCGAAACAATAAGGGAGCCGCTCGTCATTCTCGACAAAAATTTCAGAATAATAAGGGCGAATAAAGCTTTCTACTCGAAATTCGACACCAAACCGGAAAATGTGGAAGGAAAAATCTTTTTCGATATAGAAAATAAATCCTGGAATATTCCCGAACTGAAAAGACTGCTGAAGAAAATTCTTCCGCAAAACACTTCGTTTAACGATTTCGTTGTCGAACATAACTTCACGCGAATCGGCAAAAAAACAATGCTGCTTAATGCCAGAAGAATTTACAGGGACGGCAATAAAACCGAAATGATACTGCTGGCAATCGAAGATATAACCAACAGAAAAGAATCCGAAGAAAAAATCAAAAAGTACAATCGCCTTTATGAAGTTTTGAGCAACATAAATCAATCGATTGTACGAATTGACGACGAACGTAAATTATTGAAGACCATTACGGAAATTGCCGTTTCGAAGGGAGATTTTAAGTTGGCGTGGTTGGGTAAGCGTGACGGAAACTTACTTAAAGAAGCTTCGAAAGCGGGCAGAGACGAGCTTTTCCCTTACGATAAAATCGACATCGATAAAGCCGATTCTAATTTGTTGAAAGATGTATTGCTCAAAAAAGAAAAAAAGATTCTCAATAGTCCGCGGGAATATAAAAAAGACAAATATTTACGGAAAGCCGCCGAGAACGGAGCAAAAGCGTGCGCGCTGCTGCCGATTACTCCAAATGATGATTCGTGGGGCGCGTTAATTTTGGTTTCTGATCAATTGGAATTTTTCGACGCCGAAGAAATTAAACTCCTCGACGAATTGACGCTCGACATTTCATTCGCGTTAGATTACTACAGGAAAGAAAAAGAAAGATTAGCCGCCGAAAAAATCATTCGAGATAACGAAGCTCTTTACAGAACTCTGCTCGAATCGAGCGAGGATTCGATTTATCTCGTCGATCCCGAAGGCAATTATCTTTATATGAACAATAAATACCTGTCGAGGTTGGGAAAAACGCACGCCGAAGTTATTGGAAAACATTATTCCGAATTTCATACCCCCGAAGGTACGGACGAATTTTTGGACAGGATTAATTATGTAATAGCAAATAGAAAGCCGGTTACTTACGAATACAAAAGCAATCGCGACGGACGCTACTTTATCCGCACTCTGAGTCCCGCTTGCGATAAAATCCACAATACGGTAAACGCCGTTACGATAATATCAAAAGATATTACCGAACGCAGAATAACCGAATTGCAGTTGAAAGAGAGCGAGGAAAAATTCAGAAAACTCGCAGAATCGACAAACACGGCAATCTTTATCTACAGGAACACAAAATTTGTTTATGCCAACAGAGCGACGGAAATTCTTACGGGTTACAACGCGGAAGAATTATACAAAATGAATTTCTGGGATGTGGTTCATACCGACGACAGGGAACTGATTATCGAAAGAGGTATGGCTCGGCTCAGGGGAGAAAAAGTTCCCGCCCAATATGAATTCAGAGTTATCAGAAGAGACGGCGAAATAAGATGGATTAGTTTTACTGCGACTATAATAGAATATCAAGGCGACACGGCGGCTATCGGTACGGCTTTCGATATTACTGACAAAAAAATAGCCGAGGAGGCTCTTAAAGAAAGCGAAGAACGCTTCAGGGCAATTTTCGAAAACTTGACCGTAGGAGTCTACCGCGCAAAAACCGACGGCAGACTGATAATGGTCAATCCTTCGTTTGTTGAAATGCTCGGCTGCGAAAGCGTTGACGATGTGCTGAAAAATCATACAATATGGGACTTCTGCTCGGATACGGAACGCCGCGAGCAATTCTATCGAATATTATTGGAAGAAGGGATCGTTTACCGTTTCGAAGAAGTCTGGAAAAAGAAAGACGGAACGTTAATCAACGTAAAAGAAAGCGCGCGGGCGTAA
- a CDS encoding sensor histidine kinase encodes MKTNFLAQISHEIRTPINVIVNFNNLIKEEIENYVSDEVMEGFFAVEQASRRIIRTIDLILNVAEIQTNAYEPIFRDINIKEEIVDNIIKEYSFYAKDKNLSLIETVNTDNCIVRCDEYSVSQIIANLVDNAIKYTPSGKVEVVLSRNEKGRLVLEVKDTGVGMSEDFLPQLFKPFTQEESGYTRRYEGSGLGLALVKYYCDLNNIDIDVESGKNKGAKFTLTFK; translated from the coding sequence CTGAAAACTAACTTTCTCGCGCAGATTTCGCACGAAATCAGAACCCCGATAAACGTAATAGTTAATTTTAACAATCTCATTAAAGAAGAAATCGAAAATTACGTAAGCGACGAAGTTATGGAGGGCTTTTTCGCCGTCGAACAAGCCAGCAGGAGAATTATCCGAACCATCGATCTGATTTTGAACGTAGCGGAAATTCAGACTAACGCATACGAACCGATTTTCAGAGACATAAACATTAAAGAAGAAATTGTCGATAATATTATTAAGGAATATTCTTTCTACGCTAAGGATAAAAATCTTTCTTTGATCGAAACGGTGAATACGGATAATTGCATAGTCCGGTGCGACGAGTACTCTGTGTCGCAGATTATTGCGAATCTCGTAGACAATGCGATCAAATATACGCCTTCGGGCAAAGTGGAGGTTGTATTGAGCCGGAATGAAAAAGGACGGCTTGTCTTAGAAGTTAAAGATACGGGCGTAGGTATGAGCGAGGATTTTTTACCACAACTTTTCAAACCGTTTACTCAGGAAGAATCGGGATATACCAGACGGTACGAAGGAAGCGGACTCGGTTTGGCGCTCGTGAAATACTATTGCGATTTGAATAATATCGATATAGACGTAGAAAGCGGGAAAAACAAAGGCGCTAAATTTACGCTTACATTTAAATGA
- a CDS encoding response regulator gives MSEARKPTILIVEDDYENQKFLQLFLKRKFEVEVCDSAETFYEKMKEKKIDIILMDISLRGKKDGLQLTKELRESEEYKNMPIVGLSAHVFQRDKDNAYNAGVDIFLTKPIQNSVLMETLIKTLEKKTGIKIE, from the coding sequence ATGAGCGAAGCCAGAAAACCAACTATTCTGATTGTAGAGGACGATTACGAAAATCAGAAATTCCTTCAGCTCTTTCTTAAAAGAAAATTTGAAGTCGAAGTTTGCGACTCAGCGGAAACCTTCTACGAAAAAATGAAAGAAAAAAAGATCGATATTATTTTAATGGATATATCGCTTAGAGGGAAAAAAGACGGTCTGCAGCTTACCAAAGAATTGAGGGAATCCGAGGAATATAAAAATATGCCGATTGTAGGCCTCTCAGCCCATGTTTTTCAAAGAGACAAAGACAATGCCTACAATGCCGGAGTGGATATATTTCTTACAAAACCGATTCAGAACAGCGTTTTGATGGAAACGTTGATTAAAACTCTCGAGAAAAAAACAGGCATTAAAATCGAATAA
- a CDS encoding outer membrane beta-barrel protein has translation MKKVIFLLLVPYVCAFGQSYRAEANMKFHKWFRWHKGSPMLELNYGFTSPEYKKLNGEFADFGSLDIKLGYTRIDTFELNVTELSEKFLIGGKASSKLIKDEGVDYKADIWKFGFGKREGYGYRFDKAGIEPYVQEGFLWSDFKSEPLNVVSSDLIYEDIELLKRFEGRVRFGSNGEAGLKFRIGNHLTFNAAYEYNQIFPRYLFWKHAGSVAIEGAAGKLLDEFIEEAAYSSPYAAPIIHLLLKGGLSYAFYELRKDRMNWPFESESPISYATVKFSVSFSF, from the coding sequence ATGAAAAAAGTAATCTTCTTGTTGCTAGTCCCATACGTATGCGCGTTCGGACAATCTTACCGAGCCGAAGCGAACATGAAATTTCACAAATGGTTCAGATGGCACAAAGGCTCGCCTATGCTCGAACTCAATTACGGTTTTACTTCGCCCGAATACAAAAAACTTAATGGCGAGTTTGCCGATTTCGGTTCTCTCGATATTAAACTCGGATATACGCGGATTGATACTTTTGAATTGAATGTTACAGAACTGAGCGAAAAATTTTTAATCGGAGGCAAGGCGTCTTCGAAATTGATTAAAGACGAGGGCGTCGATTATAAAGCCGATATCTGGAAATTCGGATTCGGCAAAAGGGAAGGATACGGATACAGATTCGATAAAGCGGGAATCGAGCCGTACGTTCAGGAAGGTTTCCTCTGGTCGGATTTCAAATCGGAGCCTTTAAACGTGGTCTCGTCGGATTTAATATACGAAGATATCGAATTGTTGAAACGCTTCGAAGGAAGAGTAAGATTCGGATCGAACGGCGAAGCGGGACTGAAATTCAGAATAGGGAATCATTTGACTTTCAACGCCGCATACGAATACAACCAGATTTTTCCGCGTTACCTCTTCTGGAAGCACGCGGGCAGCGTTGCAATCGAAGGCGCGGCGGGTAAACTGCTCGACGAATTTATAGAAGAAGCGGCATATTCTTCGCCTTACGCCGCTCCGATAATTCATCTTTTGCTGAAAGGCGGACTTTCGTACGCTTTTTACGAATTGAGAAAAGACAGAATGAACTGGCCTTTCGAAAGCGAATCTCCGATCAGCTACGCTACGGTTAAGTTCAGCGTTTCTTTTTCGTTTTAA